A genome region from Prinia subflava isolate CZ2003 ecotype Zambia chromosome 12, Cam_Psub_1.2, whole genome shotgun sequence includes the following:
- the LUC7L3 gene encoding luc7-like protein 3 isoform X1: MISAAQLLDELMGRDRNLAPDEKRSNVRWDHESVCKYYLCGFCPAELFTNTRSDLGPCEKIHDENLRKQYEKSSRFMKVGYERDFLRYLQSLLAEVERRIRRGHARLALSQNQQSSGGAGPTGKNEEKIQVLTDKIDVLLQQIEELGSEGKVEEAQGMMKLVEQLKEERELLRSTTSTIESFAAQEKQMEVCEVCGAFLIVGDAQSRVDDHLMGKQHMGYAKIKATVEDLKEKLRKRTEEPDRDERLKKEKLEREEREKEREREREERERKRRREEEEKEKERARDRERRKRSRSRSRHSSRTSDRRCSRSRDHKRSRSRERRRSRSRDRRRSRSHDRSERKHRSRSRDRRRSKSRDRKSYKHRSKSREREQDRKSKEKEKRGSDDKKSSVKSSSREKQSEDTNTDSKESETKNEVNGTNEDIKSEVQRKYAQMKMELSQVRRQTKAPSEGNDSVVLQNILRYIVLSQLFCSRLVPPLVCLFGTYL, translated from the exons ATGATATCGGCCGCCCAGCTCCTCGATGAGCTCATGGGCCGGGACAGGAACCTGGCCCCGGATGAAAAGCGCAGCAACGTGCGGTGGGACCACGAGAGC GTTTGCAAATACTACCTTTGTGGCTTTTGTCCAGCTGAATTATTTACAAATACCCGTTCTGATTTAG GTCCGTGTGAAAAAATTCATGATGAAAATCTACGCAAACA GTATGAGAAGAGCTCTCGGTTCATGAAGGTGGGCTATGAGCGAGACTTCCTGCGCTATTTGCAGAGCTTGCTCGCAGAGGTGGAGCGCAGGATCCGGAGGGGCCACGCTCGCTTGGCACTGTCACAGAACCAGCAGTCCTCTGGG GGAGCAGGACCTACCGGTAAAAATGAGGAGAAGATTCAGGTGTTAACTGACAAAATTGATGTACTGCTTCAACAG ATTGAAGAGCTAGGTTCAGAAGGAAAGGTGGAAGAAGCACAAGGAATGATGAAACTGGTTGAACAGTtaaaggaggagagagaacTGCTGAGGTCTACAACTTCA ACAATTGAGAGCTTTGCAgcccaggaaaaacaaatggaagTTTGTGAAGTTTGTGGAGCCTTTTTAATTGTTGGAGATGCACAGTCCAGGGTAGATGACCACTTGATGGGAAAGCAGCACATGGGTTATGCCAAAATAAAAGCTACTGTAGAAGATTTAAAA gaaaagctacgaaaaagaacagaagagcCTGACCGTGATGAAAGGTTGAAAAAAGAGAAGCTAGAAcgggaagagagggagaaagagagggagcGGGAAAGAGAAGAGCGGGAACGGAAGAGACGAcgcgaggaggaggagaaggagaaagagagggCTCGGGACAGGGAGAGACGCAAAAGGAGCCGCTCCCGGAGCAGGCACTCAAGCAGGACATCTGACAGGAGGTGCAGCCGCTCACGAGACCACAAAAGGTcaagaagcagagaaagaaggCGAAGCAG GAGTCGTGACCGGAGGAGAAGCAGAAGCCATGATAGATCAGAAAGGAAACACAGGTCTCGTAGTAGGGACAGGAGACGGTCAAAAAGCAGGGATCGGAAATCCTACAAGCAcagaagcaaaagcagagagagagaacaagacaggaagtcaaaagaaaaag AAAAGAGGGGATCTGATGATAAAAAAAGTAGTGTGAAGTCCAGTAGTCGAGAAAAACAGAGTGAAGACACAAATACAGACTCGAAGGAGAGTGAGACTAAGAATGAGGTCAATGGGACCAATGAAGACATTAAATCTGAAG TGCAGCGTAAGTATGCACAGATGAAGATGGAACTAAGTCAAGTAAGAAGACAAACTAAAGCACCTTCTGAAGGAAATGACAGTGTAGTCCTGCAAAACATTTTGAGGTACATTGTTTTGTCTCAGCTATTTTGTAGCAGACTCGTGCCCCCATTAGTGTGCCTCTTTGGGACATATTTGTAA
- the LUC7L3 gene encoding luc7-like protein 3 isoform X2: MISAAQLLDELMGRDRNLAPDEKRSNVRWDHESVCKYYLCGFCPAELFTNTRSDLGPCEKIHDENLRKQYEKSSRFMKVGYERDFLRYLQSLLAEVERRIRRGHARLALSQNQQSSGGAGPTGKNEEKIQVLTDKIDVLLQQIEELGSEGKVEEAQGMMKLVEQLKEERELLRSTTSTIESFAAQEKQMEVCEVCGAFLIVGDAQSRVDDHLMGKQHMGYAKIKATVEDLKEKLRKRTEEPDRDERLKKEKLEREEREKEREREREERERKRRREEEEKEKERARDRERRKRSRSRSRHSSRTSDRRCSRSRDHKRSRSRERRRSRSRDRRRSRSHDRSERKHRSRSRDRRRSKSRDRKSYKHRSKSREREQDRKSKEKEKRGSDDKKSSVKSSSREKQSEDTNTDSKESETKNEVNGTNEDIKSEVQRKYAQMKMELSQVRRQTKAPSEGNDSVVLQNILRTTT; this comes from the exons ATGATATCGGCCGCCCAGCTCCTCGATGAGCTCATGGGCCGGGACAGGAACCTGGCCCCGGATGAAAAGCGCAGCAACGTGCGGTGGGACCACGAGAGC GTTTGCAAATACTACCTTTGTGGCTTTTGTCCAGCTGAATTATTTACAAATACCCGTTCTGATTTAG GTCCGTGTGAAAAAATTCATGATGAAAATCTACGCAAACA GTATGAGAAGAGCTCTCGGTTCATGAAGGTGGGCTATGAGCGAGACTTCCTGCGCTATTTGCAGAGCTTGCTCGCAGAGGTGGAGCGCAGGATCCGGAGGGGCCACGCTCGCTTGGCACTGTCACAGAACCAGCAGTCCTCTGGG GGAGCAGGACCTACCGGTAAAAATGAGGAGAAGATTCAGGTGTTAACTGACAAAATTGATGTACTGCTTCAACAG ATTGAAGAGCTAGGTTCAGAAGGAAAGGTGGAAGAAGCACAAGGAATGATGAAACTGGTTGAACAGTtaaaggaggagagagaacTGCTGAGGTCTACAACTTCA ACAATTGAGAGCTTTGCAgcccaggaaaaacaaatggaagTTTGTGAAGTTTGTGGAGCCTTTTTAATTGTTGGAGATGCACAGTCCAGGGTAGATGACCACTTGATGGGAAAGCAGCACATGGGTTATGCCAAAATAAAAGCTACTGTAGAAGATTTAAAA gaaaagctacgaaaaagaacagaagagcCTGACCGTGATGAAAGGTTGAAAAAAGAGAAGCTAGAAcgggaagagagggagaaagagagggagcGGGAAAGAGAAGAGCGGGAACGGAAGAGACGAcgcgaggaggaggagaaggagaaagagagggCTCGGGACAGGGAGAGACGCAAAAGGAGCCGCTCCCGGAGCAGGCACTCAAGCAGGACATCTGACAGGAGGTGCAGCCGCTCACGAGACCACAAAAGGTcaagaagcagagaaagaaggCGAAGCAG GAGTCGTGACCGGAGGAGAAGCAGAAGCCATGATAGATCAGAAAGGAAACACAGGTCTCGTAGTAGGGACAGGAGACGGTCAAAAAGCAGGGATCGGAAATCCTACAAGCAcagaagcaaaagcagagagagagaacaagacaggaagtcaaaagaaaaag AAAAGAGGGGATCTGATGATAAAAAAAGTAGTGTGAAGTCCAGTAGTCGAGAAAAACAGAGTGAAGACACAAATACAGACTCGAAGGAGAGTGAGACTAAGAATGAGGTCAATGGGACCAATGAAGACATTAAATCTGAAG TGCAGCGTAAGTATGCACAGATGAAGATGGAACTAAGTCAAGTAAGAAGACAAACTAAAGCACCTTCTGAAGGAAATGACAGTGTAGTCCTGCAAAACATTTTGAG GACTACTACGTGA
- the LUC7L3 gene encoding luc7-like protein 3 isoform X4 produces the protein MISAAQLLDELMGRDRNLAPDEKRSNVRWDHESVCKYYLCGFCPAELFTNTRSDLGPCEKIHDENLRKQYEKSSRFMKVGYERDFLRYLQSLLAEVERRIRRGHARLALSQNQQSSGGAGPTGKNEEKIQVLTDKIDVLLQQIEELGSEGKVEEAQGMMKLVEQLKEERELLRSTTSTIESFAAQEKQMEVCEVCGAFLIVGDAQSRVDDHLMGKQHMGYAKIKATVEDLKEKLRKRTEEPDRDERLKKEKLEREEREKEREREREERERKRRREEEEKEKERARDRERRKRSRSRSRHSSRTSDRRCSRSRDHKRSRSRERRRSRSRDRRRSRSHDRSERKHRSRSRDRRRSKSRDRKSYKHRSKSREREQDRKSKEKGQKIRLLD, from the exons ATGATATCGGCCGCCCAGCTCCTCGATGAGCTCATGGGCCGGGACAGGAACCTGGCCCCGGATGAAAAGCGCAGCAACGTGCGGTGGGACCACGAGAGC GTTTGCAAATACTACCTTTGTGGCTTTTGTCCAGCTGAATTATTTACAAATACCCGTTCTGATTTAG GTCCGTGTGAAAAAATTCATGATGAAAATCTACGCAAACA GTATGAGAAGAGCTCTCGGTTCATGAAGGTGGGCTATGAGCGAGACTTCCTGCGCTATTTGCAGAGCTTGCTCGCAGAGGTGGAGCGCAGGATCCGGAGGGGCCACGCTCGCTTGGCACTGTCACAGAACCAGCAGTCCTCTGGG GGAGCAGGACCTACCGGTAAAAATGAGGAGAAGATTCAGGTGTTAACTGACAAAATTGATGTACTGCTTCAACAG ATTGAAGAGCTAGGTTCAGAAGGAAAGGTGGAAGAAGCACAAGGAATGATGAAACTGGTTGAACAGTtaaaggaggagagagaacTGCTGAGGTCTACAACTTCA ACAATTGAGAGCTTTGCAgcccaggaaaaacaaatggaagTTTGTGAAGTTTGTGGAGCCTTTTTAATTGTTGGAGATGCACAGTCCAGGGTAGATGACCACTTGATGGGAAAGCAGCACATGGGTTATGCCAAAATAAAAGCTACTGTAGAAGATTTAAAA gaaaagctacgaaaaagaacagaagagcCTGACCGTGATGAAAGGTTGAAAAAAGAGAAGCTAGAAcgggaagagagggagaaagagagggagcGGGAAAGAGAAGAGCGGGAACGGAAGAGACGAcgcgaggaggaggagaaggagaaagagagggCTCGGGACAGGGAGAGACGCAAAAGGAGCCGCTCCCGGAGCAGGCACTCAAGCAGGACATCTGACAGGAGGTGCAGCCGCTCACGAGACCACAAAAGGTcaagaagcagagaaagaaggCGAAGCAG GAGTCGTGACCGGAGGAGAAGCAGAAGCCATGATAGATCAGAAAGGAAACACAGGTCTCGTAGTAGGGACAGGAGACGGTCAAAAAGCAGGGATCGGAAATCCTACAAGCAcagaagcaaaagcagagagagagaacaagacaggaagtcaaaagaaaaag GACAGAAGATAAGATTATTGGACTGA
- the LUC7L3 gene encoding luc7-like protein 3 isoform X3 yields the protein MISAAQLLDELMGRDRNLAPDEKRSNVRWDHESVCKYYLCGFCPAELFTNTRSDLGPCEKIHDENLRKQYEKSSRFMKVGYERDFLRYLQSLLAEVERRIRRGHARLALSQNQQSSGGAGPTGKNEEKIQVLTDKIDVLLQQIEELGSEGKVEEAQGMMKLVEQLKEERELLRSTTSTIESFAAQEKQMEVCEVCGAFLIVGDAQSRVDDHLMGKQHMGYAKIKATVEDLKEKLRKRTEEPDRDERLKKEKLEREEREKEREREREERERKRRREEEEKEKERARDRERRKRSRSRSRHSSRTSDRRCSRSRDHKRSRSRERRRSRSRDRRRSRSHDRSERKHRSRSRDRRRSKSRDRKSYKHRSKSREREQDRKSKEKEKRGSDDKKSSVKSSSREKQSEDTNTDSKESETKNEVNGTNEDIKSEGDTQSN from the exons ATGATATCGGCCGCCCAGCTCCTCGATGAGCTCATGGGCCGGGACAGGAACCTGGCCCCGGATGAAAAGCGCAGCAACGTGCGGTGGGACCACGAGAGC GTTTGCAAATACTACCTTTGTGGCTTTTGTCCAGCTGAATTATTTACAAATACCCGTTCTGATTTAG GTCCGTGTGAAAAAATTCATGATGAAAATCTACGCAAACA GTATGAGAAGAGCTCTCGGTTCATGAAGGTGGGCTATGAGCGAGACTTCCTGCGCTATTTGCAGAGCTTGCTCGCAGAGGTGGAGCGCAGGATCCGGAGGGGCCACGCTCGCTTGGCACTGTCACAGAACCAGCAGTCCTCTGGG GGAGCAGGACCTACCGGTAAAAATGAGGAGAAGATTCAGGTGTTAACTGACAAAATTGATGTACTGCTTCAACAG ATTGAAGAGCTAGGTTCAGAAGGAAAGGTGGAAGAAGCACAAGGAATGATGAAACTGGTTGAACAGTtaaaggaggagagagaacTGCTGAGGTCTACAACTTCA ACAATTGAGAGCTTTGCAgcccaggaaaaacaaatggaagTTTGTGAAGTTTGTGGAGCCTTTTTAATTGTTGGAGATGCACAGTCCAGGGTAGATGACCACTTGATGGGAAAGCAGCACATGGGTTATGCCAAAATAAAAGCTACTGTAGAAGATTTAAAA gaaaagctacgaaaaagaacagaagagcCTGACCGTGATGAAAGGTTGAAAAAAGAGAAGCTAGAAcgggaagagagggagaaagagagggagcGGGAAAGAGAAGAGCGGGAACGGAAGAGACGAcgcgaggaggaggagaaggagaaagagagggCTCGGGACAGGGAGAGACGCAAAAGGAGCCGCTCCCGGAGCAGGCACTCAAGCAGGACATCTGACAGGAGGTGCAGCCGCTCACGAGACCACAAAAGGTcaagaagcagagaaagaaggCGAAGCAG GAGTCGTGACCGGAGGAGAAGCAGAAGCCATGATAGATCAGAAAGGAAACACAGGTCTCGTAGTAGGGACAGGAGACGGTCAAAAAGCAGGGATCGGAAATCCTACAAGCAcagaagcaaaagcagagagagagaacaagacaggaagtcaaaagaaaaag AAAAGAGGGGATCTGATGATAAAAAAAGTAGTGTGAAGTCCAGTAGTCGAGAAAAACAGAGTGAAGACACAAATACAGACTCGAAGGAGAGTGAGACTAAGAATGAGGTCAATGGGACCAATGAAGACATTAAATCTGAAGGTGACACTCAGTCCAATTAA